The stretch of DNA TACGAAATGGTATCTAGTGTTGTGGATGCCGTTCAAAAGCCAGTCACGGTCAAAATGAGAATTGGCTGGGATGACGAGCATGTATTTGCCGTTGAAAATGCCCAGATGGTTGAAAAAGCAGGAGGGCAAGCGGTAGCCGTTCATGGTCGTACACGTGTTCAAATGTACGAAGGTCATGCGAACTGGGATATCATTCGTCAGGTGAAGGAGAATGTCTCCATTCCAGTTATCGGAAATGGGGATGTGAATTCTCCAGAAGCAGCTCAGAGAATGATTCAGGAGACGGGCGTAGACGGTGTGATGATCGGTCGTGCAGCGTTAGGGAATCCATGGATGCTGTACCGAACCATTCAGTATTTAGAGGAAGGTGTGCTTCATCAAGACCCTACAGCTAGAGAAAAAATTGAGGTTTGTGCCTTACACCTAGACCGTTTAATTGCCATTAAAGGTGAAAAAATTGCTGTACAGGAAATGAGGAAGCATGCTGCCTGGTATCTAAAGGGCTTGCGTGGTGCGGCTCCTGTGCGTGAAAAAATTAACTATGTGACGACTAGAGAAGGTATGGTTGACTTATTAACTGGATTTGTGGATCAGTTAGAGGAAAAAGAAGAGGCCGTTCTTTCCTAAGAGATGGCTTGATAGAGATTTATTGCTGAAGGAAATACACGAAAAATCAACGAAGGCATAAGATATTAAGCAGAAGTGACAGTTACTATTTCCTAAATAATTTGCCTTACGTTTACCATAGCTCGATGTTGGGAATGAAGAACTACAGGGAATCGGATACTATCCGATTCCTTGTGTTTGATTCGTAGCTCAAAAGTCTTAGTAGAAAAACAAGAAAAGGAAGATCATTGACAGAGTTATTTTTTTTCAATATAATACCTCTCAAGATTTCATATGAGATGCTTGTAAGATCTAAGAGTGCGGTTGTGCTAGATATTCTACGAAGAGTCTGCCTCTCCTATAAGCCTCATAGTACGAATCATTCACATCTTATGAGCTGAGGGTAACGTATAAATCAATCAGCGATCACATATAATCAAAGGAAATTAATAACGTATGGGGGAGTAAAGCGAATGACAGAAAAAGAAGTAATTCTTACTCCGGAAGGATTAAGAAAATTAGAGGATGAGCTAGATCATCTTAAATCAGTAAAAAGAAAAGAAGTAGCTGAACGCATTAAAGCGGCGATAAGCTATGGAGATATTAGTGAAAACTCAGAATATGACGACGCCAAAAATGAACAGGCTTTCATTGAAGGGCGAGTGATTACTTTAGAGAAAATGCTTCGCAACGCTCGAATCATTCAAGAGCATGAGGTGAACACAGAGGTTGTGAGTATTGGGGCAACCGTTATCCTTAAGGATGTTGAATTTAATGAAGAGGTTGAGTTTACGATTGTAGGCTCTGCAGAATCTAACCCAACTGAAAATAAAATTTCAAATGAATCACCAGTGGGGCAGGCTCTTTTAGGTAAAACAAAAGGGACAGTGGTAGAGGCTAACGTTCCAGCGGGTATGATTCAGTATGAAATTCTAGATATTATAAAGAAATAATTATTTAGAACCATTCTAGAAAATAAGAAGATTTATGTGAAAATCTAGACAAAAAATAAAGAAGCATCTAGATGGCAATCTTAAAAAAGAATCGAGCATAGCTGTAATCATGACCTGCAAGAAACACTGTGCAGGTCTTTTCTCACTAGTAGAAAACCATTAGATCTAGCGTTAGACTAAGCCTTTCTATTGATGGCTGATTATCTAATAGGCTTTAGCTAAGCGGATGTGGTATAGTAACAAGATAACAAGCAAGATGGGATATTTAAGGAGTGTAGTTTAATGAGTGAAGAATTAAATGATCAGCTGCAGGTAAGACGGCAGAAAATGACGAGTCTAAGAGATCAAGGGATTGATCCGTTTGGTCAAAAATATGTACGTGAGCATGTGGCAGCTGAGCTTTTGCAGAAATATGATGCTGTTGCCAAAGAAGACCTCGACCCTCAAGAGATTGAAGTGAATATTGCAGGGCGTTTAATGGCCAAGCGAGGTCAAGGAAAAGCGGGCTTTGGTCACCTTCAAGACTTATCAGGGAGAATTCAAATTTATGTTCGACAGGATCAAGTGGGTGACGAGGCCTACTCTATTTTTGATCAGCTGGACCTTGGAGACCTGATCGGTGTGCGAGGAGCTTTGTTTAAAACGAATCGTGGGGAAACGAGTATAAAAGTAAAGGAACTGACTATGCTGACCAAGGCATTGCGTCCTTTGCCAGATAAATACCACGGTCTAAAAGATGTTGAGCAGCGCTATCGGAAGCGTTATGTGGATTTAATCATTAATCCCGAGGTGCGCGATACATTTGTAGCACGTAGCCGCATTATCCAGTCGATGAGACGTTATCTAGACAAGCTAGGATTTTTAGAGGTAGAAACTCCGACCTTACACACGATTGCAGGTGGTGCTTCCGCTCGCCCTTTTATTACACACCATAACGCTTTAGATATCGAACTATATATGCGTATTGCCATCGAATTGCATTTGAAGCGCCTGATCGTTGGTGGTTTGGAAAAGGTGTATGAAATCGGCAGAGTCTATCGTAATGAGGGGATTTCTACTCGACATAATCCCGAGTTTACCATGCTTGAGCTCTATGAAGCGTATGGGGATTATCAGGATATTATGAAGCTGACCGAGGAGCTTATTGAACATATTGCTCTTGAGGTGCACGGTAAAACGACGGTTCAATATGAGGATAAAAATATCAACCTAGCTACTCCTTGGAAAAGAATCTCTATGGTGGATGCCGTTAAAGAGGTTGTGGGAATTGACTTCAGTCAGCCTATGTCAGATGAAGAAGCTCGTGCCTTAGCGAAAGAGCATGGGGTAGAGATACAGTCACATATGAAGTTTGGGCATATTTTGAATGAGTTCTTTGAACAGAAGGTGGAAGAAACCCTCATTCAGCCAACATTTATCTATGGACACCCTGTTGAAATTTCCCCGTTAGCGAAGAAAAATGAACAGGATCCTCGCTTTACCGATCGCTTTGAGCTGTTTATCGTTGCTCGCGAACATGCTAATGCTTTTACTGAGCTTAACGATCCAATCGATCAAAAAGAAAGATTTGAAGCTCAGTTGCTGGAAAAAGAAGCAGGAAATGATGAAGCGCATGAGATGGATCATGACTTTATTGAAGCGTTAGAGTATGGAATGCCGCCAACGGGTGGGCTAGGTATTGGTATTGACCGTTTAGTTATGCTATTAACAAACTCGTCTTCAATTCGCGATGTCCTTTTATTCCCTACAATGAAGGAAACAAAGGAACATGTGACTGAGGAAGAGTAAAGGTTAGGTAATTGACTAAGGTTAAGTTGCTAAGATCAAATCCCCATTATTTTGGGCTAAATTTTTCAGGTTAAAAATTTGTCTTAGTAGGAAATGTGTAATCAAGGGTTTCTTTGGTTATGAGTTCCCTCTAGTTTAACGAAGCGTATTGGTGTATACTACTTATAATAAAAATGACGCATCCACTAGATGCGTAATGAATATCTACAACTGTGCCGATGAAAAGCATCCAACTTGGAGGCGTTCATGATCGGAGCCACTATTTCTTCTGTGCTCTCTAAATGAACCGGGATTTGCCCGTTATAGCAAAAGCCAAAGAGGGTTCTCTCTGTTTTACGGAGGAACCAAGTTGGGTGGCACCGCGAGCATAACGCCTCTCGTCCCAAACGGATGAGGGCGTTTTTTGTATTTTTTCACTAATTCTAAAGAAGAAAGGGTGCAACTCGCATGCTAGATATTCAATTTATTCGCCAGCATGAACAGGAACTGCAGGAGGCCGCTAAGCTAAAAGGAATAAACATTTCCATTGCGAAGCTGCTGGAAAAGGATCAGCAAAGACGTCATTTTCTACAGCAAGCAGATGCTTTAAGGGCTAAGCGAAATGAAAAAGCTCAGAGGATTACAACTCTGCTAAGCAATGGACAGCAAGGGGAAGCGGAGCAGCTTAAACGAGAGGTTCGATTACTGAATCAACAGATTAAACAGGATGATAGCAAAAGACGTGATTTGGAGTCTGAATATCACCAGCTCATGCTCCAGGTTCCCAACATGATGTCTCCAGACACACCTAAGGGAGAATCAGATCAAGATAATGTAGAGCTTAGAAAGGTTGGAATTGTTCCATCTTTCTCTTACGTACCAAAGGACCATATGACGTTAGGAGAAAATCTTGGGCTAATTGATGTCCCTAGAGGAGTGAAGGTAGCAGGGAGCCGTAGCTTTTTCCTGAAGGGATTTGGGTTTCACCTTCAAAGAGCGGTGCAGCAGATTGCGATAGATGTTTTGATGAAAAAAGGTTTTACCTTTTTAGATGTGCCTACAATAGTGAATGAGGAGAGTCTCTACCATACTGGCTTTTTTCCTGATGGCAGGGAGCAAACCTATTCTATAGAGAAGGAAGAAAAGCATTTAATCGGTACAGCAGAGATCCCTCTTGTTTCTTACTACAGCGGAGAAATTATTGATGTCGCACAGCCTATACAATTAGCTGCTGTGTCTAATTGCTACAGGAAAGAAGCAGGATCAGCCGGAAGAGATGTGCATGGGCTTTACCGTGTCCATCAATTTACAAAGGTTGAGCAGGTTATTCTATGTGAAGCAGATGTCGAAACATCTAATCGATTGCATGAGGAGCTAACGTCAAATGCGGAGGAAATTCTGCAGTTATTAGAGCTTCCATACCGTGTAGTAGCTGTTTGTTCAGGAGATATGGGACAGAAGAACTATAAGCAATATGATATTGAAACGTGGATGCCGAGTAGGCAAGCTTATGGAGAAACC from Bacillus horti encodes:
- the dusB gene encoding tRNA dihydrouridine synthase DusB, encoding MATRKLKIGNIEMKNQVVLAPMAGVCNPAFRLIAKEFGAGLVCAEMVSDKAILHGNERTKKMLFVDEREKPLSLQIFGGDKQSLVEAAKVVDQQTNADIIDINMGCPVPKITKCDAGARWLLEPKKIYEMVSSVVDAVQKPVTVKMRIGWDDEHVFAVENAQMVEKAGGQAVAVHGRTRVQMYEGHANWDIIRQVKENVSIPVIGNGDVNSPEAAQRMIQETGVDGVMIGRAALGNPWMLYRTIQYLEEGVLHQDPTAREKIEVCALHLDRLIAIKGEKIAVQEMRKHAAWYLKGLRGAAPVREKINYVTTREGMVDLLTGFVDQLEEKEEAVLS
- the greA gene encoding transcription elongation factor GreA is translated as MTEKEVILTPEGLRKLEDELDHLKSVKRKEVAERIKAAISYGDISENSEYDDAKNEQAFIEGRVITLEKMLRNARIIQEHEVNTEVVSIGATVILKDVEFNEEVEFTIVGSAESNPTENKISNESPVGQALLGKTKGTVVEANVPAGMIQYEILDIIKK
- the lysS gene encoding lysine--tRNA ligase, with translation MSEELNDQLQVRRQKMTSLRDQGIDPFGQKYVREHVAAELLQKYDAVAKEDLDPQEIEVNIAGRLMAKRGQGKAGFGHLQDLSGRIQIYVRQDQVGDEAYSIFDQLDLGDLIGVRGALFKTNRGETSIKVKELTMLTKALRPLPDKYHGLKDVEQRYRKRYVDLIINPEVRDTFVARSRIIQSMRRYLDKLGFLEVETPTLHTIAGGASARPFITHHNALDIELYMRIAIELHLKRLIVGGLEKVYEIGRVYRNEGISTRHNPEFTMLELYEAYGDYQDIMKLTEELIEHIALEVHGKTTVQYEDKNINLATPWKRISMVDAVKEVVGIDFSQPMSDEEARALAKEHGVEIQSHMKFGHILNEFFEQKVEETLIQPTFIYGHPVEISPLAKKNEQDPRFTDRFELFIVAREHANAFTELNDPIDQKERFEAQLLEKEAGNDEAHEMDHDFIEALEYGMPPTGGLGIGIDRLVMLLTNSSSIRDVLLFPTMKETKEHVTEEE
- the serS gene encoding serine--tRNA ligase, whose product is MLDIQFIRQHEQELQEAAKLKGINISIAKLLEKDQQRRHFLQQADALRAKRNEKAQRITTLLSNGQQGEAEQLKREVRLLNQQIKQDDSKRRDLESEYHQLMLQVPNMMSPDTPKGESDQDNVELRKVGIVPSFSYVPKDHMTLGENLGLIDVPRGVKVAGSRSFFLKGFGFHLQRAVQQIAIDVLMKKGFTFLDVPTIVNEESLYHTGFFPDGREQTYSIEKEEKHLIGTAEIPLVSYYSGEIIDVAQPIQLAAVSNCYRKEAGSAGRDVHGLYRVHQFTKVEQVILCEADVETSNRLHEELTSNAEEILQLLELPYRVVAVCSGDMGQKNYKQYDIETWMPSRQAYGETHSSSNVLDFQARRSNLRYKDKNGEVKYCFTLNNTGISSPRILIPLLENHQQEDGSIYIPKALRRYMNDMEFLLP